A stretch of Halostagnicola kamekurae DNA encodes these proteins:
- a CDS encoding HalOD1 output domain-containing protein → MTEMTTESSLTTDEQNVTQYNRLDSRPISVAVAEAVAEFCDEEVTELEPLHYAINADALERLFEPRSNGLRSGGSVTFEYNECLVTVTADGEITVESGSLE, encoded by the coding sequence ATGACCGAAATGACTACAGAGTCTTCGCTTACGACTGACGAGCAAAACGTTACACAGTACAACCGACTCGACTCACGACCGATCAGCGTCGCCGTCGCCGAAGCGGTCGCCGAGTTCTGCGACGAGGAGGTGACGGAACTCGAGCCGCTCCACTACGCGATCAACGCCGACGCCCTCGAGCGACTGTTCGAACCCCGGTCGAACGGCCTTCGATCCGGCGGATCGGTCACCTTCGAGTACAACGAGTGTCTGGTGACGGTAACCGCCGACGGCGAGATCACCGTCGAGTCTGGCTCGCTCGAGTAA
- a CDS encoding UbiA family prenyltransferase, with product MSLSRHGSGFEATARAYLSQVHPVFMLPPLAAAVFGAILAREIDPALATIHVVAIFAAVYTAHVKDGYVDFHGRGEDDDHPLTERGCRLALAASTVVFVACCLLLWALVGPIAVALTAPTWVIAYHHAPQLDTNPVTATTGYPLGISLAILGGFFVQTGTLTPVVVAFALVFLTLLSGIKVIDDSQDYEYDRSIRKRTVAVALGPERATAVAYGLILTALFAVVGFAAVRVFPPTTVLASLAFGVVALFARRSGPEIATMLLVRGSYVFLAVLVAAVWFEPLASLR from the coding sequence ATGTCACTGTCACGACACGGGTCCGGCTTCGAGGCGACCGCTCGGGCATACCTCTCGCAGGTCCACCCCGTGTTCATGTTGCCGCCCCTCGCCGCCGCCGTGTTCGGTGCGATCCTCGCCCGTGAAATCGATCCGGCGCTCGCGACGATCCACGTCGTCGCAATCTTCGCGGCCGTGTACACCGCCCACGTCAAAGACGGGTACGTCGATTTTCACGGGCGGGGCGAAGACGACGACCACCCGCTCACCGAGCGCGGGTGTCGCCTCGCGCTCGCGGCATCGACCGTCGTTTTCGTCGCGTGTTGTCTCCTTCTCTGGGCGCTGGTCGGACCGATCGCCGTCGCGCTCACTGCGCCGACGTGGGTAATCGCGTACCACCACGCGCCGCAACTCGATACGAATCCCGTGACGGCGACGACCGGATATCCCCTCGGGATCTCCCTCGCCATCCTCGGCGGCTTTTTCGTCCAGACCGGGACGCTCACCCCCGTCGTCGTCGCGTTCGCGCTCGTCTTCCTCACGCTGCTGTCGGGAATCAAAGTGATCGACGACTCGCAGGATTACGAGTACGACCGCTCGATCCGAAAACGAACCGTCGCCGTCGCGCTCGGTCCGGAACGAGCGACCGCCGTCGCGTACGGGCTGATACTGACGGCCCTGTTCGCCGTCGTCGGCTTCGCCGCCGTTCGGGTCTTCCCGCCGACCACGGTCCTCGCTTCGCTCGCGTTCGGTGTCGTCGCGCTCTTCGCTCGCCGAAGCGGACCGGAAATCGCGACCATGCTCCTCGTTCGAGGCTCCTACGTGTTCCTCGCCGTCCTCGTGGCCGCGGTCTGGTTCGAACCCCTCGCTTCGTTGCGGTGA
- a CDS encoding GAF domain-containing protein yields MNRGIADLDRSSIHVLVAGTSPWTSAVASSLESSDLSVEGPVDRLDSERLEDADCLLTNDRTALSSVDPTVPVIVSVDDEQPQIGRLLEAGATDVIRSDDARNSSLLTHRIERAIACSPSRSDAASDRLCRKLLEHTREPILVLDEDRRQRFVSPAIERFTGTGPEACRGELIDDVIHPADADDFVEAFESVIAGGPGTTTTCEYRFQHADDTWHVHEAVLTNELDDGVIDGVTVAIRDRTESTQIERELRKSFERVTDAFIALDSQNRFTYVNDRAEEFLGFSRSELIGRQFLDVFPELEGTEFEAESLDVIDSQEPRTVEGYLERYQRWIEARLFPSESGISIYFRDVSDRVDRERTLVERTERLETIIENVPLIVSVLDDKGTFTFSRGKALERLDLEPGEVVGESFFDEFGEYRAACADAERALEGAPVHSRRRIGDRVFETWYRPIMDGETVDRVINASVDVTERAQYEDTLSALQEATRHLLSVDTKQEACEYIVDVAADVLDLDTVVFRFDERANELVPAASGAEIEDSIEIPDRFTPGDSIAWETFVAGEPRLFDDIRDSPALYDESTSVRSALYVPFGEHGVIAAVSTERGRYDEETFELAQLFGATAEAALDRIGRTHRLREREQELERQNTRLERLNRASRLREEIEEHLLRANTRSEIESGICERLASMTECSFAWIGEPDPGGNHVVPRADAGHGTGYLESVSVTTVDDSATEPAGRTVRTRQPTYVENVASDLRNGEWRTEALSRNFQSVYAVPLVYDEFTYGVLILYGPQFEGFDETIRSMLAELGETIAYAIDTVKRTNPVGETERTEIELEIESGTIVNAIADAFDVEGRVEGTIPQADGSTTVFVRTVRDAAELEWSSLEGVRSASIITETEDSATVQIRLEGPFFGSVVEANGGALRELRTDGSTARATVDVPNTVDVREVISGINRRRFAATMVSKRDKSSTHPPAIGRRSGKPLLEEFTDRQREVVQTAFHSGFFEWPRRTTGEDVAASLDISPPAFHKHVRATEQTVFSSLFDTEITTDGG; encoded by the coding sequence ATGAACCGTGGTATCGCGGATCTCGATCGATCGTCGATCCACGTTCTCGTCGCGGGCACGTCGCCGTGGACCTCGGCAGTCGCCTCGTCGCTCGAGTCGAGCGACCTATCGGTCGAGGGGCCGGTCGATCGGCTCGACTCCGAGCGCCTCGAGGATGCCGATTGTCTGCTCACGAACGACCGAACGGCGCTCTCGAGCGTCGACCCGACGGTCCCGGTAATCGTCTCAGTTGACGACGAGCAACCGCAGATCGGTCGGCTCCTCGAGGCGGGCGCGACGGACGTGATTCGAAGCGACGACGCGCGGAACTCGAGTCTGCTCACCCATCGGATCGAGCGAGCGATCGCGTGTTCGCCGTCCCGATCGGACGCGGCGAGTGACCGCCTGTGTCGAAAACTGCTCGAGCACACTCGAGAGCCGATACTGGTACTGGACGAAGATCGGCGACAGCGATTCGTCAGTCCGGCTATCGAGCGGTTTACCGGCACCGGACCCGAAGCGTGTCGGGGCGAACTCATCGACGACGTGATCCATCCGGCCGACGCAGACGATTTCGTCGAGGCGTTCGAGTCGGTTATCGCGGGCGGACCGGGAACCACGACGACCTGCGAGTACCGGTTCCAGCACGCGGACGACACCTGGCACGTTCACGAGGCCGTCCTCACGAACGAACTCGACGACGGCGTGATCGACGGCGTCACCGTTGCGATCCGTGACCGCACCGAGAGTACGCAAATCGAGCGGGAGTTGCGCAAATCGTTCGAACGAGTGACCGACGCGTTCATCGCGCTCGATTCGCAGAACAGGTTCACGTACGTCAACGACCGCGCCGAGGAGTTCCTCGGATTCTCCCGATCGGAGCTGATCGGTCGACAGTTCCTCGACGTCTTTCCCGAACTCGAGGGAACCGAATTCGAGGCCGAGTCCCTCGACGTGATCGACAGTCAGGAGCCGAGAACGGTCGAAGGCTACCTCGAGCGATACCAGCGCTGGATCGAAGCCCGGCTGTTCCCGTCGGAATCCGGCATCTCGATCTACTTCCGGGACGTCTCCGATCGAGTCGACCGCGAACGAACGCTCGTCGAACGGACCGAGCGCCTCGAGACCATCATCGAGAACGTTCCCCTCATCGTTTCGGTCCTCGACGACAAGGGGACCTTCACGTTCTCGAGGGGGAAGGCCCTCGAGCGGCTCGATCTCGAACCCGGCGAGGTCGTCGGCGAATCGTTTTTCGACGAGTTCGGCGAGTATCGGGCTGCCTGTGCCGACGCGGAGCGGGCCCTCGAGGGCGCTCCCGTCCACTCCCGCCGACGGATCGGCGACCGCGTGTTCGAGACGTGGTACCGTCCGATCATGGACGGCGAGACCGTCGACAGGGTCATCAACGCGTCGGTCGACGTCACGGAGCGAGCGCAGTACGAGGACACCTTGAGCGCGCTGCAGGAAGCGACTCGACACCTGCTTTCGGTCGATACGAAACAGGAGGCCTGCGAGTACATCGTCGACGTCGCCGCCGACGTCCTCGACCTCGATACCGTCGTGTTCCGCTTCGACGAGCGGGCGAACGAGCTCGTTCCCGCCGCCTCCGGCGCTGAGATCGAAGACTCGATAGAAATCCCGGACCGATTCACGCCGGGCGACAGCATCGCCTGGGAGACGTTCGTCGCCGGCGAACCGCGGCTGTTCGACGACATCAGAGACTCTCCGGCGCTGTACGACGAATCGACGAGCGTTCGAAGCGCCCTCTACGTCCCGTTCGGCGAACACGGCGTGATCGCCGCGGTGTCGACGGAGCGCGGTCGATACGACGAGGAGACGTTCGAACTCGCGCAGTTGTTCGGCGCGACCGCCGAGGCCGCGCTGGATCGGATCGGGCGGACGCACCGCCTTCGCGAGCGCGAACAGGAACTCGAGCGACAGAACACGCGCCTCGAGCGCCTGAACCGCGCGAGCCGGTTGCGCGAGGAGATCGAAGAGCACCTGCTGCGTGCGAACACGCGCTCGGAGATCGAAAGCGGGATCTGCGAGCGACTGGCGTCGATGACCGAGTGTTCGTTCGCGTGGATCGGCGAGCCGGATCCGGGCGGGAACCACGTCGTGCCTCGAGCGGACGCCGGACACGGAACCGGCTATCTCGAGTCGGTGTCGGTGACGACCGTCGACGACTCGGCGACGGAGCCCGCGGGCCGAACGGTCCGCACCCGGCAGCCGACCTACGTCGAAAACGTCGCCAGCGACCTCCGAAACGGGGAGTGGCGAACCGAAGCGCTCTCTCGAAACTTCCAGTCGGTCTACGCCGTCCCGCTGGTCTACGACGAGTTTACCTACGGCGTACTGATCCTCTACGGGCCCCAGTTCGAGGGGTTCGACGAAACGATCAGGTCGATGCTGGCGGAACTCGGCGAGACGATCGCGTACGCGATCGATACGGTCAAACGAACCAACCCGGTGGGCGAAACCGAGCGAACGGAGATCGAACTCGAGATCGAATCCGGGACGATCGTAAACGCCATTGCCGACGCGTTCGACGTCGAGGGACGCGTCGAGGGAACGATTCCGCAGGCCGACGGCTCGACGACCGTCTTCGTCCGAACGGTTCGAGACGCCGCCGAACTCGAGTGGTCGTCGCTCGAGGGCGTCCGGAGCGCGTCGATTATTACGGAGACCGAGGACTCCGCGACGGTCCAGATACGCCTCGAGGGGCCGTTTTTCGGCTCGGTCGTCGAGGCAAACGGCGGCGCGTTGCGGGAGTTGCGGACCGACGGATCGACCGCGCGAGCGACGGTCGACGTCCCCAATACGGTCGACGTCCGAGAAGTGATCTCGGGTATCAACCGCCGCAGGTTCGCCGCGACGATGGTTTCGAAACGGGACAAATCGTCGACGCACCCGCCAGCGATCGGCCGACGTTCCGGGAAGCCGCTTCTCGAGGAGTTCACCGACCGACAACGGGAGGTCGTTCAGACGGCGTTTCACAGCGGATTCTTCGAGTGGCCGCGCCGAACGACCGGGGAAGACGTCGCGGCCTCACTCGATATTTCGCCGCCGGCGTTTCACAAACACGTCCGCGCGACCGAGCAGACGGTGTTTTCGTCGCTGTTCGATACGGAGATAACCACTGATGGTGGTTAA
- a CDS encoding TIGR04024 family LLM class F420-dependent oxidoreductase yields the protein MNADLDLLVRLDSHDTPQSVAERARLAESLGFSRVTMGETTGWNVVPALTLVADRTSDIGISNDVISPFGRSPAMLAQTALTLQEVSDGRYRIGLGPSSPAITERWHGSDFDRPLRRTRETIEIIRTVYENGTPAYEGEIFDIAGLDYERDLPERPPPIDVATLGPKATEMAGRFGDGWAPQLFTADGLETRLEDLERGADLAGRDRSALRVSPIVRGIASEDRERARRLARSTLAFMLGAYGPYYGDSVAEQGYRSVVSEIREAWSERDTEAMAAALPDELLDELAPAGTPEEVRDWVESYAAIDGVDAVRVGSVRGAAEADIERTMEALGELV from the coding sequence GTGAACGCCGACCTCGACCTCCTCGTGAGACTCGACTCTCACGACACGCCCCAGTCGGTCGCCGAGCGCGCACGCCTCGCCGAATCGCTCGGATTCAGTCGCGTCACGATGGGCGAAACGACCGGGTGGAACGTCGTTCCGGCCCTGACGCTCGTCGCCGATCGGACGAGCGACATCGGTATCTCCAACGACGTTATTTCCCCGTTCGGTCGCTCGCCAGCGATGCTGGCCCAGACCGCCCTCACGCTTCAGGAGGTGTCCGACGGCCGCTACCGCATCGGCCTCGGCCCGAGTTCGCCGGCGATCACCGAACGCTGGCACGGGTCGGATTTCGATCGACCGCTGCGTCGGACGCGCGAAACGATCGAGATCATCCGAACGGTCTACGAGAACGGAACGCCCGCTTACGAGGGTGAGATCTTCGACATTGCCGGACTGGACTACGAACGTGACCTACCCGAGCGCCCGCCGCCGATAGACGTCGCGACGCTCGGTCCCAAAGCGACCGAAATGGCCGGTCGCTTCGGCGACGGCTGGGCACCGCAGCTGTTCACGGCGGACGGGCTCGAGACGCGACTCGAGGACTTAGAACGCGGTGCCGACCTCGCCGGGCGGGACCGCTCTGCGCTCAGAGTGAGCCCGATCGTTCGGGGAATCGCCTCGGAGGATCGCGAACGAGCGCGTCGGCTCGCGCGGTCGACGCTCGCGTTCATGCTCGGCGCGTACGGGCCCTACTATGGTGATTCAGTCGCCGAACAGGGGTATCGATCGGTGGTTTCGGAAATTAGGGAGGCCTGGAGCGAGCGGGACACGGAGGCGATGGCGGCGGCGCTGCCCGACGAACTGCTCGACGAACTCGCCCCCGCCGGCACACCCGAAGAAGTTCGCGACTGGGTCGAATCCTACGCGGCGATCGATGGCGTCGACGCCGTTCGAGTCGGATCGGTTCGCGGGGCGGCCGAGGCGGACATCGAGCGAACGATGGAGGCGCTCGGAGAACTCGTCTAA
- a CDS encoding YMGG-like glycine zipper-containing protein — MKSEIKRRLSRARYAAIGAAVGAAIGGFVSRNGASTGGAIGGVVGAVVGEKRIAASSLVGRVKDRDGARPADGD; from the coding sequence ATGAAAAGCGAGATCAAACGACGGCTGAGCCGCGCACGCTACGCTGCAATCGGCGCGGCGGTCGGCGCGGCGATCGGCGGGTTCGTGAGCAGAAACGGCGCGAGTACCGGCGGCGCAATCGGCGGGGTCGTCGGAGCGGTGGTCGGTGAAAAGCGGATCGCCGCGAGTTCACTCGTCGGCCGAGTCAAAGATCGGGACGGAGCCAGACCCGCGGACGGAGACTGA